GTAAAAGGCGCATGTCTAAGGGTACTGTGAAGTGGCTAAGTGATCTAATTTCGGTTGAAGGTCTAGGAGAATTAGTGGGGAGTATTGAAATTGTAAGTAAATCTTCCACAAATCTGTGCTTACTCTGTAAGGGCGGTCGCATGCTTTGTGGTAAGGTTCGATGCCCAATCATTGTAAAAGCCCAATCCATGATCAAATATGAGCCTTTGCTCAACGATCATATCCATGGCTCTACTCCACCAAGTGTGTTCGTAGGTAGGATCGGTTATCCGAAGGTGTATATTGGCCCGATGATCCCTCCGTACTTTGGAAGTACGGAGATACTCGATACTCCCGAAGATTGGATCGGTAAATCGATTTACGATATCATCGATTATCGTTTCTCTTTAATCCGTGGTAAAGTAAGGATGAGCATCTTTAATGCCCAAAGGGGTGATCGATTACTTGAGACATTACAGGAGCTTGCGATGGGTGAGAGATCTATCGATGCAGAAGCGGTATTCATGAAGAGGCCGAGAAAGGTACTGAGCTTAAGTGAAGAGACTCAACCATTTGGCCCTTCAGCACCGCTAAAGTCGTTAAGTGTAGGGAATGTGAGTGTAGATCGTAGAATCGAAGAGGCCTTTTATGATCGTGATTTAAAAGCTGCGGATGCCATTTACAAACTTTACGATGAAGGTGTACTCGTCACGAGAATACAAAGGGCTTTCAGTATAGGTATGTTGGGGATTGGAGCACGTAGAAAGCTCGTTCCTACGAGATGGAGCATTACAGCTGTGGATAGCATCATATCTCTTAAATTGATAGATGAGATAAAGCAGTATAATAGTATCGATGAATATAGAGTTTATAGTTTCAAAAATCTTGATAATATCTTCATCGTGATCCTGATGCCTGGAAATTGGTCCTTCGAATGGATCGAGGCCTGGTTTCCGGGTACAACGTGGAATGTTGGAGGTAAAGAACCCGCATTGATGGGGGATTATGAAGGTTATTGGGGTAGAACGACCTATGCGAGTGTTGGAGGATGTTATTATGCTGCCCGTCTTGCGGTGGCTGAAAGATTGAGAATGGAGAGGAAGCAGGCATCAGCATTACTATTGAGGGAAATCCATCCTGGCTATATATTGCCGGTTGGGGTATGGAATGTGAGAGAGAGTGTTAGAAGTGCTCTGAGAAATGCTCCAGCAACGTTTGACGATTTGAATGAGGCATGGAGGTATGCCTGTACAAAATTAACGATCCCGCCAGAAGATTGGATCGCCAATAGCTCGATATTAAAACGGGCATTCTTTCAGAGAAAGATAACGGATTACTTTGATCGTTCGGAGTTATCATAACAAATTCTTAAGATTCTTAAGATAACAAATTTATATAAGAAATGGTAAGTAGACGATCATATTCACAATCGTCACAAGGGAGCCATACTTTAAGAACTCGACGAATCTGATCGTCGTCTCCATCTTCGATTCCAAATACTCAAGTATGATGATATTCGATGCCGCACCGAGAATCGTCAGATTACCGGCGATCGTCGATGCGACTGCGAGAGTGAGCCATGCATCAACATCCTTAACACCATACCCTAAATCTTCCATATAGGTTATAAAGAGTTTGGCGAAGGGGACGTTGCTGATCAATTGGCTTAATAAAATCGATGAGAATGATATACCAAAGATACTTGCAATCTCATCACCTTTTGAGCTTAACAATACTTTGAGCAATGGGGTTAGGACACCACTCCTCCATATGCCCTCCATGGTTACAAACATGGTGATGAAGAAGATTATCGTGCCCCAA
The DNA window shown above is from Nitrososphaerales archaeon and carries:
- a CDS encoding Nre family DNA repair protein, with the protein product MSKGTVKWLSDLISVEGLGELVGSIEIVSKSSTNLCLLCKGGRMLCGKVRCPIIVKAQSMIKYEPLLNDHIHGSTPPSVFVGRIGYPKVYIGPMIPPYFGSTEILDTPEDWIGKSIYDIIDYRFSLIRGKVRMSIFNAQRGDRLLETLQELAMGERSIDAEAVFMKRPRKVLSLSEETQPFGPSAPLKSLSVGNVSVDRRIEEAFYDRDLKAADAIYKLYDEGVLVTRIQRAFSIGMLGIGARRKLVPTRWSITAVDSIISLKLIDEIKQYNSIDEYRVYSFKNLDNIFIVILMPGNWSFEWIEAWFPGTTWNVGGKEPALMGDYEGYWGRTTYASVGGCYYAARLAVAERLRMERKQASALLLREIHPGYILPVGVWNVRESVRSALRNAPATFDDLNEAWRYACTKLTIPPEDWIANSSILKRAFFQRKITDYFDRSELS